In one window of Lewinellaceae bacterium DNA:
- a CDS encoding YjbQ family protein codes for MIIQKVFQLNPYPRGFHLITHEVVRQLGELPAQGLLHLFIQHTSAGLTINENADPSVLTDFATYFERLAPEHLPGITHTMEGPDDMPAHIKATLVGSSVSVPITAGRLHFGTWQGIYLCEFRNRGGSRRLVATIYS; via the coding sequence ATGATTATACAAAAGGTATTTCAACTTAATCCGTATCCGCGTGGCTTTCACCTGATTACCCACGAGGTTGTTCGCCAGCTTGGTGAACTGCCGGCACAGGGTCTGCTTCACTTGTTCATTCAGCATACTTCCGCCGGTCTGACCATCAATGAAAATGCCGATCCATCCGTGCTGACGGACTTTGCTACCTATTTTGAACGACTGGCTCCGGAGCATTTACCCGGTATCACGCATACCATGGAGGGCCCGGATGATATGCCAGCCCACATCAAGGCAACCCTCGTTGGGTCGAGTGTTAGTGTGCCTATTACTGCAGGGCGCCTCCATTTTGGTACCTGGCAAGGGATCTACCTCTGTGAATTCCGTAATCGTGGTGGCTCCCGCCGTCTGGTGGCAACCATTTATTCCTGA
- the dgt gene encoding dNTP triphosphohydrolase, which produces MAVTWNELISRVRTGSTGTPDQNRSDFQVDFDRLIFSSPFRRLQNKTQVFPLPGSIFVHNRLTHSLEVASVGRSLGKMAGRKLVEEHPDWDHDLREFYAYDLANVISAGCLAHDIGNPAFGHSGEDAIASFFRDHATMNIDGRELSDFFSKAEWYDLIHFEGNANSIRILTQQLNGRLPGGFRMTYTTLASIAKYPCASQARNKKQLHRKKIGFFQSEELIFRDIASHTGMQMEQDEPLAYRRHPFVFLVEAADDICYRVIDFEDAHRLKILRTDEIQEWLLDLLKCSPYDKLDAIRARLKSIGDINEKMAYLRAKTINYLTLACTDEYIRQEQELLTGTLDRPLIDLLPAEVQHSLKAIDEVSFSRIYKHQSVVELEIAGYHILSGLLQLFVPAVLKQDPSGLDKNILRLIPEQFKLGGNEASPYQRIFWAIDYISGMTDIYATELYKKITGISIGLS; this is translated from the coding sequence ATGGCCGTAACCTGGAATGAGCTTATCTCACGCGTTCGCACCGGCAGCACAGGAACACCGGATCAGAACCGGTCGGACTTTCAGGTTGACTTTGATCGCCTGATCTTTTCATCACCCTTCCGCCGGCTGCAAAATAAAACCCAGGTGTTTCCTTTGCCCGGGAGCATTTTTGTTCACAACCGGCTGACGCATTCGCTGGAGGTTGCCAGTGTGGGTCGTTCACTGGGTAAAATGGCCGGACGTAAATTAGTGGAAGAGCATCCGGACTGGGACCACGACCTGCGGGAATTTTATGCCTATGACCTGGCCAATGTCATTTCTGCCGGATGCCTGGCACACGACATTGGCAACCCTGCTTTTGGTCATTCGGGCGAAGATGCCATCGCTTCTTTTTTTCGTGATCATGCCACAATGAACATCGATGGCCGGGAGCTGAGTGACTTTTTCAGCAAGGCCGAATGGTATGACCTGATCCATTTTGAGGGCAATGCCAACTCCATTCGCATTTTAACCCAACAACTGAACGGCAGACTCCCGGGGGGATTCCGGATGACCTATACCACCCTGGCCTCCATCGCCAAATACCCTTGTGCTTCGCAGGCACGCAACAAGAAGCAGTTACACCGCAAAAAGATCGGCTTTTTCCAGAGTGAAGAGCTCATATTCCGAGACATAGCCAGCCATACCGGCATGCAGATGGAGCAGGATGAACCGCTGGCTTACCGGCGCCACCCCTTTGTTTTTTTGGTCGAAGCGGCTGATGATATTTGCTACCGTGTCATCGACTTTGAAGATGCACACCGCCTGAAGATCCTGCGCACGGATGAGATCCAGGAATGGTTGCTCGACCTGCTGAAATGCAGCCCCTACGATAAGCTGGATGCCATCCGTGCCCGCCTGAAATCTATCGGAGATATCAATGAGAAGATGGCATATTTACGGGCTAAGACCATCAATTATCTCACCCTGGCCTGCACCGATGAGTACATCCGGCAGGAGCAGGAGCTGCTTACAGGTACGCTCGACCGGCCACTGATCGATCTCCTTCCTGCTGAAGTTCAACATTCGCTGAAGGCCATCGATGAGGTTTCTTTTTCCCGCATTTACAAACACCAGAGCGTGGTGGAGCTGGAAATTGCCGGTTACCATATTTTGTCCGGATTGCTTCAGCTATTCGTGCCTGCCGTCCTGAAGCAGGACCCCAGTGGATTGGATAAGAATATCCTTCGTCTGATTCCCGAACAGTTTAAATTAGGAGGTAATGAAGCCAGCCCCTACCAACGTATATTCTGGGCCATAGACTATATCAGTGGCATGACAGATATCTACGCCACAGAATTGTATAAGAAGATTACCGGCATATCCATCGGTTTGTCCTGA
- a CDS encoding transglycosylase domain-containing protein, whose protein sequence is MQINWKSLYLESRNRLFEGWKYLRAQPRAFWIKWGIRCAGGGIVALLLFIFFVWIGLFGRLPRAAQFEQIKNPNASLIYGTNGELIGKYFVENRTNATFTEISPHVIDALVATEDVRFYHHHGIDVRSWMRVFFKTILLQDRGSGGGSTISQQLAKNLFPRKRYWFFSMPINKVREIITARRLEKYFSKEDILTLYLNTVSFGGTTYGIKAAASQLFGKSPEKLSIEEAALLVGMLKATTFYHPERNADRAKERRNVVLLQMEKAGYLDSLSLDSLQELPLVYEYTPEGNQSGIATYFREHLRQELGDLLDKINQDRDQPYNLYTDGLKIYTTIDPTIQELAEASVEDHMKRLQNDFDKHWSKRARPWENSETFTNLWHDLPRYRQLKQEGYDDKIIDSLLRLPVDMRLFTYDGAVDTLLSPYDSLRYAFALLQTGFLLADAHNGEIRAWIGGIDSRFFHYDHVLSRRQAGSLFKPFVYASALEAGYGPCDYLDNQLTTYPDFDNWTPENAEGNYGGLYSLQGALAHSINTVTVALGYEIGVDSVRDYARRVGITSPIPKVPSIFLGTAEVSLWEIVQAYQTIANQGARRNLHYLVKVENAQGEVLYEAPAAGGDQAMDPELDAVLIRMLSNVVNRGTASSLRTAYGFTGPMAGKTGTTQDQTDGWFAGFTPGYVAAAWVGGESPLVRFRSLSMGQGAYMALPIWARTFGKMSRYKKYQSRLNGSFPEVTEEWAYDCPDFMEESEYAPWQEFLSGLFHGQDSTAVTDTVTADASTKRKVRPSRRIQKESKLKNILDKIFKKN, encoded by the coding sequence ATGCAGATCAACTGGAAGTCCCTGTATCTTGAAAGCCGAAATCGACTCTTTGAGGGTTGGAAATATCTCCGCGCTCAACCCCGGGCATTTTGGATCAAATGGGGAATACGGTGCGCTGGCGGGGGTATAGTTGCCCTGTTGCTTTTTATTTTTTTCGTCTGGATCGGCTTGTTTGGCCGCCTGCCCAGGGCAGCCCAGTTTGAACAAATCAAAAACCCCAATGCAAGCCTGATCTATGGTACTAACGGGGAGCTGATCGGTAAATATTTTGTTGAAAACCGGACAAATGCCACCTTCACGGAAATTTCACCACATGTAATCGATGCTTTAGTCGCGACGGAAGATGTACGGTTTTATCATCATCATGGTATAGATGTCCGTAGCTGGATGCGGGTGTTTTTCAAAACGATACTTTTACAGGATCGCGGTTCCGGGGGAGGTAGCACCATTTCCCAGCAACTGGCCAAGAATTTGTTTCCACGCAAGCGCTATTGGTTTTTCTCGATGCCTATCAATAAGGTCCGGGAGATCATCACCGCCCGGCGGTTGGAAAAATATTTTTCGAAAGAGGATATACTGACACTATATCTCAATACGGTTTCTTTCGGTGGAACCACCTATGGGATCAAAGCGGCGGCCTCACAACTTTTCGGCAAGAGTCCGGAGAAATTGTCCATTGAGGAAGCTGCCTTATTGGTGGGGATGCTGAAAGCAACTACGTTTTATCATCCGGAACGGAACGCAGATCGCGCGAAAGAGCGGCGCAATGTGGTACTGCTGCAGATGGAGAAGGCAGGGTACCTCGATTCGTTATCGCTGGATTCATTGCAGGAGCTGCCCCTCGTTTACGAATATACGCCGGAAGGAAATCAGAGTGGCATCGCCACCTATTTCCGGGAACATTTGCGGCAGGAGCTGGGAGACCTGTTGGATAAGATCAATCAGGACCGGGACCAGCCTTATAATTTATACACCGACGGTCTGAAGATCTATACGACCATAGATCCTACCATCCAGGAGCTGGCGGAAGCCTCGGTCGAAGACCACATGAAGCGATTGCAGAATGACTTTGACAAACACTGGAGCAAACGGGCGCGGCCCTGGGAGAATAGTGAAACCTTCACAAACTTATGGCACGATCTTCCCCGGTACCGTCAGTTGAAGCAGGAAGGCTACGATGACAAGATCATTGACAGTTTGCTGCGGTTGCCCGTGGACATGCGGTTATTCACCTATGACGGGGCAGTAGATACGCTGCTCAGCCCTTACGATTCACTTCGCTATGCCTTTGCCTTATTACAGACCGGCTTTTTGCTGGCCGATGCACATAACGGTGAAATAAGAGCCTGGATCGGAGGAATTGACAGTCGCTTTTTCCATTACGATCATGTCCTGTCACGTCGTCAGGCCGGATCGCTGTTCAAACCTTTTGTCTATGCCAGCGCATTGGAAGCAGGTTATGGACCGTGCGATTACCTGGACAATCAGTTGACCACCTATCCGGATTTTGACAACTGGACGCCAGAGAATGCCGAAGGCAATTACGGTGGGTTGTATTCGTTGCAGGGCGCATTGGCGCATTCCATCAATACGGTGACGGTAGCTCTGGGTTATGAAATCGGGGTGGATTCGGTTCGTGATTATGCCCGGCGGGTGGGAATTACCAGTCCGATACCTAAAGTCCCCTCCATCTTCCTGGGTACGGCAGAGGTCAGCCTGTGGGAGATCGTGCAAGCCTATCAGACCATAGCCAATCAGGGAGCCAGACGAAATCTGCATTACCTGGTCAAAGTAGAAAATGCACAGGGCGAGGTCTTGTACGAGGCACCTGCAGCAGGTGGAGACCAGGCCATGGATCCGGAACTGGATGCCGTACTCATCCGGATGCTATCCAATGTGGTGAACCGGGGTACCGCCAGTTCACTGCGCACCGCTTATGGTTTTACCGGACCTATGGCCGGCAAGACCGGTACAACGCAGGACCAGACCGATGGCTGGTTTGCCGGATTTACCCCCGGATATGTAGCGGCCGCCTGGGTAGGTGGTGAGTCTCCCCTGGTGCGGTTCCGGTCGTTGAGTATGGGGCAGGGAGCTTATATGGCGCTTCCAATCTGGGCACGTACTTTCGGTAAGATGTCCCGGTATAAAAAATATCAGAGCAGGCTGAATGGCAGTTTCCCGGAAGTTACGGAGGAGTGGGCTTACGATTGTCCTGACTTCATGGAGGAATCGGAATACGCTCCGTGGCAGGAATTCTTGTCGGGATTATTTCATGGGCAGGATAGTACCGCAGTAACCGATACCGTTACGGCTGATGCCTCGACAAAACGAAAAGTGCGTCCCAGCCGGAGGATTCAGAAAGAATCCAAACTGAAAAACATCCTGGATAAAATCTTCAAAAAGAACTAA
- a CDS encoding outer membrane beta-barrel protein produces MRSIRKATLTLSLLMLLWQVYAQRGPEVGGWLGVANYFGDLNTQFDLGQPGPAGGLIYRYNFNERLAWKFSGNYGLVHADDARSDNYFEHTRNLMFRSSLLELAGQLEFNFLPYIHGSYDDFFSPYLAAGVQYTHFRPKALYEGTWYDLQPLGTEGQLPGDEYRLLTFGISTAFGLKFDLSYRWSMNLELGIRKLFTDYLDDVSTTYPDPLVLASQRDPLAVILSDRSTTDPKIGDPGRQRGDRRTGDNYTFLSVGLVYYFGQVACPEITR; encoded by the coding sequence ATGCGAAGCATTCGAAAGGCAACCCTGACATTATCCCTCTTGATGTTGTTGTGGCAAGTATATGCCCAACGAGGCCCAGAAGTAGGCGGCTGGCTGGGTGTTGCCAATTATTTCGGTGACCTGAATACGCAGTTTGACCTGGGCCAGCCAGGACCGGCTGGCGGACTGATTTACCGCTACAATTTTAATGAACGACTGGCCTGGAAATTTTCCGGTAATTATGGATTGGTACATGCCGACGATGCACGTTCGGACAATTATTTTGAGCACACCCGTAATCTGATGTTCCGCTCGAGTTTACTCGAATTGGCCGGACAACTGGAGTTTAATTTTCTACCCTATATTCACGGATCTTACGATGATTTTTTTTCTCCTTATCTGGCCGCTGGAGTCCAGTATACCCATTTCAGGCCCAAAGCCTTGTATGAGGGCACCTGGTATGATCTGCAACCGCTGGGTACCGAGGGTCAGCTTCCCGGGGACGAATACCGCCTTTTAACGTTTGGGATCAGCACAGCATTTGGATTGAAATTTGACCTCAGCTATCGCTGGTCCATGAATCTTGAACTTGGAATCCGCAAGCTGTTCACGGATTACCTGGATGATGTAAGTACCACATACCCGGACCCGCTGGTCCTGGCCAGTCAGCGCGATCCACTGGCAGTGATCCTGAGTGACCGGTCAACCACAGATCCTAAAATAGGAGATCCCGGCAGACAGCGCGGAGACCGTCGCACGGGGGATAACTATACCTTTCTGAGTGTAGGACTCGTTTATTATTTCGGCCAGGTAGCCTGTCCGGAGATCACCCGGTGA
- a CDS encoding FAD-dependent oxidoreductase, whose amino-acid sequence MVLERKEQLAVATRTEYDLCIIGAGASGAGVALDASLRGYQVLLIDRGDFGGATSSKSTKLIHGGVRYLEQAFTKLDFGQLKQVYHGLHERHTLLHLAPHLTRSIALITPVRRWLAGLYYTIGLRMYGWFASGQDRLPHSRWLSRKQALKHIPGLARWVHSAVMYYDGQLDDARYALSLVLTSVKAGATVINHTSLVDFDRLETGRIHGATLRDEIGQKTFTVKARHFVNCTGPYSDAIRQLANPRMESRIRPSKGIHVMLEAILLNSLDGLLIPETKDGRVVFALPFAGRTLLGTTDTPYSDLDLEPAVLREEVEYLVQTLNPYLEVPIHPDQVKAGFSGIRPLITTAEKEGTKSLLRDHEVEYDDQSGLISLLGGKWTTYRLMASDTVERILELDEREEPDRTANHPLVGATGWHANYEDDLVRLYAISSDWAHHLSHHYGTDSPEIIHIYQEHPDHQEKWHPDFPYRVAEIIYHVRFEMAITIRDVLAQRTRLEIQDWQAAYTVAPKIGHWLGKLFDWPEHERDAAILSYRTYLANAGEKAGIVVK is encoded by the coding sequence ATGGTATTAGAACGTAAGGAACAGCTTGCTGTAGCGACCCGCACCGAATACGATCTGTGCATTATTGGTGCCGGAGCCAGTGGCGCCGGAGTGGCCCTCGATGCTTCGCTCCGCGGCTATCAGGTATTGCTTATCGATCGAGGCGATTTTGGCGGAGCTACGTCCTCCAAATCCACTAAGCTTATCCATGGAGGAGTCCGGTATCTGGAACAGGCTTTTACCAAATTGGACTTTGGTCAGCTAAAACAAGTTTATCATGGACTGCATGAACGCCATACGCTGCTGCATTTGGCGCCGCATCTGACCCGTTCGATCGCATTGATAACACCGGTGAGACGGTGGCTGGCCGGATTGTACTATACCATCGGTCTGCGTATGTATGGCTGGTTCGCTTCGGGGCAGGACAGACTTCCACATTCGCGCTGGTTGTCCCGCAAGCAAGCTCTTAAGCACATTCCCGGATTGGCAAGGTGGGTGCATAGCGCAGTCATGTATTACGACGGTCAGCTGGATGACGCACGTTATGCCCTTTCCCTCGTGCTGACTTCGGTGAAAGCTGGAGCTACGGTGATCAATCATACCTCACTGGTAGATTTTGACAGGCTGGAAACCGGCCGGATCCATGGAGCTACCTTACGGGATGAGATCGGTCAGAAGACATTTACTGTCAAGGCGAGACATTTTGTCAATTGCACCGGTCCGTATTCGGATGCCATCCGCCAGCTGGCGAATCCCCGGATGGAGTCCAGGATCCGGCCAAGCAAAGGAATCCACGTGATGCTCGAAGCCATCCTGCTGAATAGTCTGGATGGGCTGCTGATACCCGAAACAAAAGATGGGCGGGTGGTATTTGCTTTACCTTTCGCCGGCCGGACCTTGTTAGGTACGACCGATACCCCCTATTCGGACCTCGATCTGGAGCCGGCCGTATTGCGTGAAGAGGTTGAGTATCTGGTCCAGACGCTCAATCCTTACCTGGAGGTTCCCATCCATCCGGATCAAGTCAAGGCCGGATTTAGCGGTATCCGTCCGCTCATTACTACTGCCGAAAAAGAAGGCACCAAGTCCTTGCTGCGTGACCATGAAGTGGAATACGACGACCAGTCCGGCCTAATCAGCTTATTGGGTGGTAAATGGACCACGTACCGCCTGATGGCCAGTGATACGGTAGAGCGCATTCTGGAACTGGATGAACGTGAAGAACCGGACCGTACGGCAAATCACCCTTTGGTTGGAGCTACCGGATGGCATGCCAATTATGAAGACGACCTGGTCCGGCTCTATGCCATTTCCAGTGACTGGGCCCACCATCTTTCGCATCATTACGGCACGGACAGCCCTGAAATCATCCATATCTACCAGGAGCATCCGGATCATCAGGAAAAGTGGCATCCGGATTTTCCGTATCGTGTTGCGGAGATCATCTATCATGTGCGGTTTGAAATGGCTATAACGATTCGCGATGTCCTGGCACAACGAACCCGGCTGGAAATCCAGGATTGG